A single region of the Neomonachus schauinslandi chromosome 3, ASM220157v2, whole genome shotgun sequence genome encodes:
- the HOXD13 gene encoding homeobox protein Hox-D13 — translation MSRVGSWDMDGLRADGGAAGAAPASSSSSSVAAAAAAPGQCRGFLSAPVFAGTHSGRAAAAAAAAAAAAAAASGFAYPGTSERAGSASSSSSSAVVAARPEAPSAKECPAPGAAAAAPPGAPALGYGYHFGNGYYSCRMSHGVGLQQNALKSSPHASLGGFPVEKYMDVSGLASSSVPANEVPARAKEVSFYQGYTSPYQHVPGYIDMVSTFGSGEPRHEAYISMEGYQSWTLANGWNSQVYCAKDQPQGSHFWKSSFPGDVALNQPDMCVYRRGRKKRVPYTKLQLKELENEYAINKFINKDKRRRISAATNLSERQVTIWFQNRRVKDKKIVSKLKDTVS, via the exons ATGAGCCGCGTGGGGAGCTGGGACATGGACGGGCTGCGGGCGGACGGTGGGGCCGCCGGGGcggccccagcctcctcctcctcgtcctctgtggcggcggcggcggcggcgccgggcCAGTGTCGCGGCTTCCTCTCGGCGCCAGTGTTCGCCGGGACACACTCCGGGcgtgcggcggcggcggcggcggcagcggcggcggcggcggcggcggcctcgGGCTTCGCATACCCCGGGACCTCTGAGCGTGCGGGCTCCGCCTCGTCGTCGTCATCTTCGGCTGTGGTCGCAGCGCGTCCGGAGGCTCCCTCCGCCAAAGAGTGTCCGGCGCCCGGCGCGGCCGCTGCAGCGCCTCCGGGCGCCCCAGCTCTGGGCTACGGCTACCACTTCGGCAACGGCTACTATAGCTGCCGCATGTCACACGGCGTGGGCTTACAGCAAAACGCTCTCAAGTCGTCGCCGCACGCCTCGCTGGGAGGCTTCCCGGTGGAGAAGTACATGGACGTGTCGGGCCTGGCAAGCAGCAGCGTACCGGCCAACGAGGTGCCCGCGAGAGCCAAGGAAGTGTCCTTCTACCAGGGCTACACGAGCCCCTACCAGCACGTGCCTGGCTACATCGACATGGTGTCTACCTTCGGTTCCGGGGAGCCTCGGCACGAGGCGTACATCTCCATGGAGGGTTACCAGTCCTGGACGCTGGCCAACGGGTGGAACAGCCAGGTGTACTGCGCCAAGGACCAGCCACAGGGCTCCCACTTTTGGAAATCATCCTTTCCAG GGGATGTGGCTCTAAATCAGCCAGACATGTGTGTCTACCGtcgggggaggaagaagagggtgcCCTACACCAAACTGCAGCTCAAAGAACTGGAGAACGAGTATGCCATTAACAAGTTCATTAACAAGGACAAGCGGCGGCGGATCTCGGCTGCCACGAACCTATCTGAGAGACAAGTGACCATTTGGTTTCAGAACCGAAGAGTGAAAGACAAGAAAATCGTCTCCAAGCTCAAAGACACTGTCTCCTGA
- the HOXD12 gene encoding homeobox protein Hox-D12 — MCERSLYRAGYVGSLLNLQSPDSFYFSNLRPNGGQLAALPPISYPRGALPWATTPASCAPAQPASATAFGSFSQPYLAGSGPLGLQPLGAKDGPEEQAKFYAPDVAAGPEDRGRARPPFVPESSLAPAAAALKAAKYDYAGVGRAAAGSAALLEGTPCAAGFKEDAKGPLNLNMTVQAASVASCLRPSLPDGLPWGAAPGRTRKKRKPYTKQQIAELENEFLLNEFINRQKRKELSNRLNLSDQQVKIWFQNRRMKKKRVVLREQALALY, encoded by the exons ATGTGTGAGCGCAGTCTCTACAGAGCGGGCTATGTGGGCTCGCTTCTGAATCTGCAGTCGCCTGACTCCTTCTACTTCTCCAACTTGCGGCCGAATGGCGGCCAGTTGGCCGCGCTCCCCCCCATCTCATACCCGCGAGGCGCGCTGCCCTGGGCCACCACGCCTGCCTCCTGCGCCCCAGCGCAGCCTGCCAGTGCCACGGCTTTCGGCAGCTTCTCACAGCCCTACCTGGCTGGTTCCGGGCCGCTTGGCCTACAGCCCCTGGGCGCCAAGGACGGACCCGAAGAGCAGGCCAAGTTTTATGCGCCCGATGTGGCTGCCGGGCCGGAGGACCGTGGCCGTGCGCGGCCGCCCTTCGTCCCCGAGTCTAGCCTGGCCCCCGCGGCCGCTGCTCTCAAAGCGGCCAAGTATGACTACGCGGGTGTGGGCCGCGCGGCAGCGGGCTCTGCAGCCCTGCTCGAGGGGACCCCCTGCGCTGCCGGCTTCAAGGAAGACGCCAAGGGCCCGCTCAACTTGAACATGACAGTGCAGGCTGCGAGCGTCGCCTCTTGCCTGCGACCTTCGCTGCCCGACG GCCTGCCGTGGGGGGCGGCCCCAGGGAGGACCCGCAAGAAGCGGAAACCCTACACCAAGCAGCAGATTGCGGAGCTGGAGAACGAATTCCTCCTCAACGAATTCATCAACCGCCAGAAGCGCAAGGAATTGTCCAACAGGCTGAACCTCAGCGACCAGCAGGTCAAAATCTGGTTCCAGAACCGGCGTATGAAAAAGAAGCGCGTGGTCCTGCGCGAGCAGGCGCTGGCGCTGTACTAG
- the EVX2 gene encoding homeobox even-skipped homolog protein 2 produces MMERIRKEMILMERGLHSPTAGKRFSNLSDSAGNAVLEALENSQHPARLSPRLPSAPLHGALGDLPAKGKFEIDTLFNLQHPGSESTVSSEIASAAEGRKKPGHYSEAAAEADMSSDVEVGCSALRSPGGLAAAPLKENNGKGYAEGGSAAGTTTSASGSGLGSLHGGGGGGGGGGGAALGGSGSGADQVRRYRTAFTREQIARLEKEFYRENYVSRPRRCELAAALNLPETTIKVWFQNRRMKDKRQRLAMSWPHPADPSFYTYMMTHAAATGSLPYPFHSHVPLHYYPHVGVTAAAAAAAASGAAAAASSPFATSIRPLDTFRALSHPYSRPELLCSFRHPGLYQTPAAAAGLNSAASAAAAAAAAAAAASSAAAAGAPPSGGSAPCSCLSCHSSQSAAAAAAAAAAALGSRGGGGGGGGGGGGGAGAAGSSDFGCSAAAPRSESGFLPYSAAVLSKTAVSPPDQRDEAPLTR; encoded by the exons ATGatggaaagaataagaaaagagatGATTCTGATGGAGAGAGGGCTGCACAGCCCCACGGCTGGCAAGCGGTTCTCCAATTTGTCCGATTCGGCTGGCAATGCTGTGCTCGAGGCCCTGGAAAATTCGCAGCACCCGGCTCGCCTCAGCCCGCGCCTGCCGTCCGCCCCCCTGCACGGCGCTCTGGGAGACCTCCCTGCCAAGGGCAAATTCGAAATAGATACTTTGTTCAACCTGCAGCACCCGGGCAGCGAAAGCACCGTCTCCTCCGAAATTGCCTCCGCCGCCGAAGGCCGTAAAAAGCCGGGTCATTATTCAGAGGCGGCCGCCGAGGCGGACATGAGCAGCGACGTGGAGGTGGGCTGCTCCGCGCTGCGCTCCCCTGGCGGCCTTGCTGCCGCGCCGCTCAAGGAAAACAATGGCAAAG GGTACGCGGAGGGCGGCTCTGCCGCGGGCACCACGACGTCTGCGTCGGGCTCTGGCCTTGGCAGCCTGCATggaggtggcggcggcggcggcggcggcgggggcgcggCGCTGGGCGGCTCCGGCTCGGGCGCGGATCAGGTGCGGCGCTACCGCACGGCGTTCACCCGCGAACAGATCGCGCGCCTGGAGAAGGAGTTCTACAGGGAGAACTATGTGTCGCGGCCCCGCCGGTGTGAGCTGGCCGCTGCGCTCAACCTGCCTGAAACCACCATCAAG GTGTGGTTCCAGAACCGGCGCATGAAGGACAAGCGGCAGCGCCTGGCTATGTCGTGGCCGCACCCGGCCGACCCCAGCTTCTACACCTACATGATGACGCACGCGGCCGCCACCGGAAGCCTGCCCTACCCCTTCCACTCGCACGTGCCGCTGCACTACTACCCGCACGTGGGTGTCACGGCTGCGGCCGCCGCGGCTGCGGCCTCCGGCGCAGCGGCCGCGGCCTCGTCGCCCTTCGCCACTTCCATCCGCCCGCTGGACACCTTCCGTGCCCTCTCGCACCCCTACTCGAGGCCGGAGCTGCTGTGCAGCTTCCGCCACCCGGGCCTCTACCAGACGCCAGCGGCCGCCGCGGGGCTCAACAGCGCGGCCTCGGCCGCGGCGGCTGCAGCAGCTGCAGCGGCTGCGGCCTCCTCGGCCGCGGCGGCCGGGGCGCCCCCCAGCGGCGGCTCCGCGCCCTGCTCGTGCCTCAGTTGCCACAGCAGTCAATCCGCCGCGGCGGCCGCAGCAGCAGCCGCCGCGGCCCTGGGCTCCCGGGGTGgtggcgggggcggcggcggcgggggcgggggcggcgcggGGGCCGCGGGGAGCTCGGACTTCGGCTGCAGCGCCGCGGCGCCTCGCTCCGAGAGCGGCTTCCTGCCCTACTCAGCGGCTGTGCTTAGCAAGACCGCCGTGAGCCCGCCGGACCAGAGGGACGAGGCGCCGCTCACCAGATAA